In Pyrus communis chromosome 8, drPyrComm1.1, whole genome shotgun sequence, one genomic interval encodes:
- the LOC137742678 gene encoding probable aquaporin PIP2-2, producing MAKDVEGAEHGEFAAKDYHDPPPTPLFDAEELTKWSFYRALIAEFIATLLFLYITVLTVIGYKSQSEADQCGGVGILGIAWAFGGMIFVLVYCTAGISGGHINPAVTFGLFLARKVSLIRAVLYIIAQCLGAICGVGLVKAFQKSYYVKYGGGANELSAGYNKGTGLGAEIIGTFVLVYTVFSATDPKRNARDSHVPVLAPLPIGFAVFIVHLATIPITGTGINPARSLGAAVIYNKDKAWDDQWIFWLGPFIGAAIAAFYHQYILRAGAIKALGSFRSNA from the exons ATGGCAAAAGATGTAGAGGGAGCTGAGCATGGTGAGTTTGCCGCCAAAGACTACCATGACCCTCCTCCAACCCCCTTGTTTGATGCTGAGGAGCTCACCAAGTGGTCTTTCTACAGAGCTCTCATTGCTGAGTTCATTGCCACCCTCCTCTTCCTTTACATCACAGTTTTGACCGTCATTGGCTACAAATCCCAGAGCGAGGCTGACCAATGCGGCGGCGTTGGCATTCTTGGTATCGCTTGGGCCTTCGGTGGGATGATTTTCGTCCTTGTTTACTGCACCGCCGGTATCTCAG GAGGACACATTAACCCAGCTGTGACCTTTGGGCTGTTCTTGGCTCGCAAGGTTTCACTGATCAGGGCAGTGTTGTACATCATAGCACAGTGTTTGGGTGCTATCTGCGGTGTAGGGTTGGTGAAGGCCTTCCAGAAGTCATACTACGTGAAGTATGGTGGTGGAGCCAACGAGTTGTCTGCTGGCTACAACAAGGGCACTGGTTTGGGTGCTGAGATCATCGGTACCTTTGTTCTTGTCTACACCGTCTTCTCCGCCACTGACCCCAAGAGAAATGCCAGAGACTCTCACGTCCCT GTCTTGGCCCCACTTCCCATTGGATTTGCTGTGTTCATTGTTCACTTGGCCACTATTCCCATCACTGGAACTGGCATCAACCCTGCTAGGAGTTTAGGAGCTGCTGTCATCTATAACAAGGACAAAGCTTGGGATGACCAA TGGATCTTCTGGCTTGGACCTTTCATtggagctgccattgctgcctTCTACCACCAATACATTCTGAGAGCAGGAGCCATCAAGGCTCTGGGATCTTTCAGAAGCaatgcttaa
- the LOC137743065 gene encoding uncharacterized protein produces the protein MPSRVSIFLFSSLTFLSVAFADERAPHGLARTNPMGISPSAYDFFNPTSQNPISKDPCVASSCSPLHVAAQVQATEAHESKYSTSQKGSTGYGAAGVAGTVCGLAFAVFLAMGAYHVFVTRRSHMSQANTVQPDV, from the coding sequence ATGCCTTCAAGGGTTTccatctttctcttctcttctctgaCCTTTCTCTCCGTTGCTTTTGCTGACGAGAGAGCCCCCCACGGCCTTGCCAGAACAAACCCAATGGGAATTTCACCGTCAGCGTATGATTTCTTCAATCCAACGTCACAAAACCCCATTTCCAAAGACCCATGTGTTGCATCCAGTTGCTCACCATTGCATGTGGCAGCTCAAGTGCAAGCAACAGAAGCACACGAGAGCAAATACTCTACATCACAGAAAGGCAGTACGGGATACGGAGCTGCTGGGGTTGCTGGCACTGTGTGCGGTTTAGCATTTGCAGTCTTTCTGGCAATGGGGGCTTACCATGTGTTTGTCACACGCAGATCACATATGAGTCAAGCCAACACAGTTCAACCCGATGTATGA